One segment of Chionomys nivalis chromosome 1, mChiNiv1.1, whole genome shotgun sequence DNA contains the following:
- the LOC130888912 gene encoding olfactory receptor 9A4-like: MDNLSSATEFCLLGFPGSQELRHVLFTIFFCFYSVTMLGNMIIIMIVCVDKRLQSPMYFFLAHLSLLEILVTTTIVPMMLWGLLLPGTQTISLTECVVQEFLYLSLGTTEFAILGATAVDHYMAVCNPLRYSVIMNSRTCIWVVTVSWVFGFLSEIWPVYATFQFTFCKSNLLDHFYCDRGQLLKLSCNDTFLTEFILFLMAVFIIIGSLIPTIVSYTYIISTILKIPSASGRKKAFSTCASHFTFVIIGYGSCFFLYVKPKQTQAAEYNRVASLLVSVVTPFLNPFIFTLRNDKVKDALRDGVKHCCLPFKN; the protein is encoded by the coding sequence ATGGACAATCTCTCTAGTGCTACTGAATTCTGCCTGTTAGGCTTCCCTGGATCCCAGGAACTACGCCATGTTCTTTTTACCATATTCTTCTGCTTCTATTCAGTGACAATGTTGGGAAACATGATCATCATCATGATCGTCTGTGTTGATAAACGTCTACAGTcccccatgtatttcttccttgCCCACCTCTCTCTCCTGGAGATCCTGGTAACAACAACAATTGTTCCCATGATGCTTTGGGGACTTCTGCTTCCTGGAACCCAGACAATTTCTCTGACTGAATGCGTTGTCCAAGAGTTCCTTTATCTCTCTTTAGGGACTACTGAGTTTGCAATACTAGGAGCGACGGCTGTGGACCATTATATGGCGGTCTGCAATCCTTTGAGGTATAGTGTCATCATGAACAGTCGTACTTGCATCTGGGTAGTGACTGTGTCCTGGGTATTTGGTTTCCTTTCTGAAATCTGGCCAGTCTATGCCACATTCCAATTTACTTTCTGCAAATCAAATCTGTTGGATCATTTTTACTGTGACCGAGGTCAACTGCTCAAACTATCTTGTAATGACACATTTCTCACAGAATTCATTCTTTTCCTAAtggctgttttcattattattggATCCCTAATTCCAACAATAGTCTCCTACACCTATATCATCTCCACCATCCTCAAGATTCCCTCAGCCTCTGGCCGGAAGAAAGCCTTCTCCACTTGTGCTTCCCACTTCACTTTTGTTATCATTGGCTATGGCAGCTGCTTTTTCCTGTACGTGAAGCCCAAGCAAACACAGGCAGCTGAGTACAACAGGGTGGCTTCATTACTGGTGTCTGTTGTAACCCCTTTCCTGAACCCCTTCATCTTTACTCTTCGGAATGATAAAGTCAAAGATGCCCTTAGAGATGGAGTGAAGCATTGCTGTCTGCCCTTCAAGAATTAG